AACTCAAGAAAATTATACTTTGGTAGGCAATGAAAATGATTATTTATGATCATACCACAGTGGCTATGCCACTGTATCTTGGTCTAGTTCTGTCAGTGGTCTCTGGTGAAAGGCTCTGCTCCATGCTCTTCCTCTTGTTGCTgctgttattgttattgttgttttgttgcagtgattgttgttgttgttgttgttctaaATTTGGTTGCACTTGTGGCTGTGCTTCTTCTTGTGGTTGATGCTGCTTTTGAACTTCTAATAAAGTATCAATCTTTTCTGGTATCACTTGCTTTTGATCTTGATCTTTCAACTTGCTCCTCTTCATTATATGTGGTTTGAGCCTGTTTGAAACACTCCTTCAGCCCTTCCCCTATTACCTGCTAATTCTTGAAGGCACATTCTCTGATGACATAATCACCACTGGTATGTTTCTAAGAGATGAAGATtcctggaaaaaaaaaaagaaaaatcagaacaaaATCCTATAAATTTCTTAACTCTGTTTGTTGGTTCCAGTTGAAATAATTGACCATGGAAAATTTCAGTCATTTCCAAACCAAATCCTGTTCCTCAAATCAAATCCAGCTGATAAAAAAGCATGGCCCTTTCTAGGAAGAAAATATTTGCAACATATTGTGATCCTGATTTGTTTTGAGTGgaaaacagaaaaaagaaaaaaaagcatatATGGGAATAATAATATTCCAAGAGATAATAAAAACTATACTCCAAGTTGACAACTTTCAGCAATAGCAGAAAATTCGGATGAATACACAGTATCAAAATGGAAAATTCTTGTTGCTTTAAAAGCAAAAGGAGAAACAATCTTAGCCAGAGAAAGactgaaagagaaaaagagatgagacAGGAATAGAAACCATAACCATACCTTGATTTTCTTGAGCAAATCATAGCCAGTCATCCCAGGCATACAGTAATCTGTTATAACCATATTCACCTCCACCTCCTACAAATAAAACAAATCCTTAATTTTTCAGAATCCcagaataataataacattgATACTGATCGAcggttcaaaatttaaaataacaaaattgaaattaatatcCGTACCTGATGATTGTTAGGAGAAATAGAAGGTGTATTTGGGGTGCCATCATCATTCTCACGCAAGCCCAGAAATTCTAAAGCTTTGGTCCCAGAATCAACTGTAGTAACTGCCAATTCAGGTAAAAACACACAACTCAGACAACATAGTAGGACACATACATAAGAAAGgtaaggaagaaaaaaaaaaggaaaagggtaCAATTTTGTTTCTCTGTTTTCTTAGATTGTTGTCTGATTTAGGAAAAAAGGAGTGTACCTTGGTAAGAAGAAGTTCTTAGGAGCCTCTCAATAAGCTTTCTATCTATGAGGCTGTCATCAACAGCCAACACATGAAACTGCTGTGACTCTGTAGCAGCTGCAGCAGCCATCCCCATTATGCTTCTTCCCAATTCAGGGTTATGCAAAGATTAAAGTTGGAACCTTTGATCTGAATTAGAGGATGTGAAGAAGAAATGGGAAAGTGGGTGTGTTAAAAAAacggtttttcttcttttccctttGGAAATGCAAGAAAGGAACGGCTTTTGTGTTTATGGGAGGAAGATGGGATAGGatgggaaaaagaagaagaagaagctaagagctTTGTATTGAAGTAATAAGACCCACCAAAATCCCCATCCCACAAAGCAAGATCCGACCAGATTTCATCCCAAATcttgcaaaataaaattttttccaaGCTAATGTTGAATTACATGGCAAAcaatgcaaaagaaaaaatatgataataactttttaagttttttttatccaaaacaAATAAGAATAGAATAGAGGAATAAATGTGTGttataatgttaaaattatattactaCTAAATTactaaaagtttaaatttcattttttataaaaaaattaattaatagttttaataaaatcctaattttatttataggtTGTTGAGGGAGGGAGGTGggcttaatttatatatatgtgagagaaaaagagggagaggggaaaaaatgaaaatgggGTTTGTGAAATTAGAAGGTTGGaagaaagcaaaagaagaaaagaatgtgTAAGAGAGAGAGTGGGGCCCAAGAAAATCCGGAGAAGAGATACAGGTGATGTCAGCAAGGGTGGGTTTGTGAAatgagaaaatagaaaaatatgaaaTCATGTGGAGCTTACCATATCTTAGGCAGGTGGGGGATAGAAGTGGCAAAGTCAGgccattttcttttgattcccTTTTAAGATTTGCTTCCCATgcccatcatcatcatcatcatcatcatcattcatatctCTCCATCCACTtcatttttactatttttcattttcttttacattGCTCTTTATTTTTCATCCCTAGGCCATTTACTATTCTTTCATTTTGGTTTGGAACACACATTTAAAATGGCTACTTTTTTCCTTCGTAGAAATGAGAtaagtaatatattttaatattgtaattttttatatttttttaaacggtgaaacatattaaaatttgaGGATTTGATTTATGTaccttaaatttttaaaatttttaaaaatagaaattgaatgattcaatttaaaaaatcagaGGATATGATCTTTGTATctcataaattaaaagatcTAATTTGATTCGATTTTTGTACTtcctaaaaattaaaagatttgatttcttcATCCCAAATTAATCTATTTTACATTTGAGATTAACACTACAACtatttacaatttaaaaaaatacaattattaattcaatatataaataaaaaatgacataaaataagtttaattttaactaatcgacaatattaaatattttttatatttgtttaattatatttatttttataattatttatacatttaataaaaaaatatttgtttttattgaCGTGCATTATATAATTAGATACATgtgtaaaattaaataaaatatatttaaattaaattcaaataaaatatctcagcatttcttaaaaataatagtCATCATTGAAAATGTCAACCAATATATTTGGTATGAGAATTATATTGACTCTCTACAAATATATATTAGGGTTCAACATTGTTCAAAGGCAGTATTGAAagtactatttttattttaattttaatttttatgactTTGCACAAAGCTTTATATATTCCATTGTGGTAGAAGATAGGGATGTTATGGACCATTGATGTATATTCAAGGAAGAAGAAACGAGGCACATGGCAGAAAACGAGAAAGTGAAAAGGCACTAATTAGTGGGCCAATTTTGCCCCTAAATACTTCATTGTCTTCTCCCATCCCATTATGGCCATGCCCTCAGGACCAAGACCAAT
This portion of the Arachis duranensis cultivar V14167 chromosome 6, aradu.V14167.gnm2.J7QH, whole genome shotgun sequence genome encodes:
- the LOC107492673 gene encoding two-component response regulator ARR8 (The sequence of the model RefSeq protein was modified relative to this genomic sequence to represent the inferred CDS: added 355 bases not found in genome assembly), with amino-acid sequence MGMAAAAATESQQFHVLAVDDSLIDRKLIERLLRTSSYQVTTVDSGTKALEFLGLRENDDGTPNTPSISPNNHQEVEVNMVITDYCMPGMTGYDLLKKIKESSSLRNIPVVIMSSENVPSRISRCLEEGAEEFFLKPVRLSDLNRLKPHIMKRSKLKDQDQKQVIPEKIDTLLEVQKQHQPQEEAQPQVQPNLEQQQQQQSLQQNNNNNNSSNKRKSMEQSLLPETTDRTRPRYSGIATVV